One window of Lemur catta isolate mLemCat1 chromosome 3, mLemCat1.pri, whole genome shotgun sequence genomic DNA carries:
- the EVA1B gene encoding protein eva-1 homolog B has product MDAPRRDMELLSNSLAAYAHIRANPESLGLYFVLGVCFGLLLTLCLLVISISCAPRPRPRGPALRPGARSSTLEPEDDDDDDDEEDTVTRLGPDDTLPGPELSAEPDGPLSVNVFTSAEELERAQRLEERERILREIWRTGQPDLLGTGTLGPSPTATGTLGRMHYY; this is encoded by the exons ATGGATGCCCCCCGAAGGGACATGGAGCTGCTCAGCAACAGCCTGGCGGCCTACGCACACATCCGCG CTAACCCTGAGAGCCTTGGCCTCTACTTCGTGCTGGGCGTTTGCTTCGGCCTCCTGCTGACCCTGTGCCTGCTGGTCATCAGCATCTCGTGCGCGCCCCGCCCGCGGCCCCGAGGCCCGGCTCTGCGCCCGGGCGCGCGCAGCAGCACCCTGGAGCCTGAGgacgacgacgacgacgacgacgaGGAGGACACGGTGACGCGGCTGGGCCCTGACGACACGCTGCCGGGCCCTGAGCTGTCGGCGGAGCCCGACGGGCCTCTCAGCGTCAACGTCTTCACGTCCGCGGAGGAGCTGGAGCGGGCGCAGCGGCTGGAGGAGCGCGAGCGGATCTTGCGGGAGATCTGGCGTACCGGGCAGCCGGACCTGCTAGGCACCGGCACGCTGGGGCCCAGTCCCACGGCCACCGGCACGCTGGGCCGCATGCACTATTACTGA